One Bradyrhizobium sp. ISRA464 genomic window carries:
- a CDS encoding cation transporter yields MSDCCERKTSECCAQPPLTLLKNAGVPTVERHRAADACCSGGVPVFDGLNPRYKRVLWTVIGINGAMFLTEMIAGQLAGSQALKADALDFLADTVTYGLSLAVIGASLRTRAFAALLKGTSLSLMALWVFGSTVYQTLILGVPKAEVMGAIGTLALAANLASVLLLLPYKDGDANVRSVWLCSRNDAMGNLVVMVAALGVWGTATRWPDIAVAAVMAVIFLTSSVQILRQAWAEHREAAALRSPTAAHG; encoded by the coding sequence ATGAGCGATTGCTGCGAGCGGAAGACATCCGAATGCTGTGCACAACCGCCGCTGACGCTGCTGAAGAACGCTGGCGTGCCGACAGTGGAGCGCCATCGCGCGGCTGACGCGTGCTGCTCGGGCGGCGTTCCGGTCTTTGACGGTCTCAATCCGCGCTACAAGCGCGTTCTCTGGACAGTCATCGGCATCAACGGCGCAATGTTCCTGACCGAGATGATCGCGGGTCAGCTGGCCGGATCGCAGGCGCTCAAGGCGGATGCGCTCGACTTCCTTGCCGATACGGTCACCTATGGACTGAGCCTTGCCGTGATCGGCGCCAGCCTGCGAACGCGTGCCTTCGCGGCGCTATTGAAGGGCACTTCGCTGAGCCTGATGGCGCTGTGGGTGTTCGGCTCGACCGTTTATCAGACCCTCATTCTCGGTGTTCCGAAAGCCGAGGTGATGGGTGCAATAGGCACCTTGGCGCTCGCTGCGAACTTGGCGTCCGTTCTGCTCTTGCTGCCGTACAAGGACGGCGACGCCAATGTCCGCTCGGTCTGGCTCTGCTCGCGCAACGACGCGATGGGAAACCTCGTCGTGATGGTGGCCGCCCTGGGCGTTTGGGGAACAGCCACGCGATGGCCCGATATCGCAGTCGCCGCCGTCATGGCGGTGATATTCCTCACCTCGTCGGTGCAGATTCTGCGGCAGGCGTGGGCCGAGCATCGTGAGGCAGCGGCGCTACGCAGTCCGACTGCGGCGCATGGCTGA
- a CDS encoding efflux RND transporter permease subunit, with product MIARVIAWSARNLLLVLFGTGFAAAAGLYALVHLPLDAIPDLSDTQVIVYTEYPGQAPQVIEDQVTYPLATAMLTVPKSKVVRGFSFFGVSFVYVIFEDGTDIYWARSRVLEFLNGAASRLPAGVSPTIGPDATGVGWVYQYAVTSKELNLADTRTIQDWNLKFALAKAEGVAEVASVGGFVKQYNVILDPQRMRDRGITMQRMREAIRASNADVGGRTVELSEFEYVIRGKGYLKSINDLGNIVLKIDNGTPVLLRDVARVELGPDERRGIAELNGEGEVASGIVLQRFGMNALEVIENVKKRFSEIATSLPKSVEIVPVYDRSNLIYAAIDTLKRTLIEESAIVALVCILFLLHVRSALVAILMLPVGVLMAFGAMKLLGIGSNIMSLGGIAIAIGAMIDAAIVMIENAHKHLERAAPGRSRVAILIEAAAEVGPALFFSLLVITVSFMPIFTLESQEGRLFSPLAFTKTFAMAAAALLSVTLVPALMVIFVRGRIVPEHRNPVNRFLIWIYRPVIQCVLRAKTLVILLALGALAISVWPARQLGTEFMPDLNEGTLLYMPTTLPGISVTKASELMQTQDRIIKSFPEVASVYGKAGRATTATDPAPPEMFETIINLKPKEQWPAGRTIDSLIAEMDKALQFPGVSNAWTMPIKARIDMLSTGIRTPVGVKVIGTDLAGIDKLAKQIEQVLKTVPGTSSAYAERSLGGYYLEITPNREALSRYGIAVQDVQDTIATALGGQSVTTTVEGRQRFTVNMRYPRDLRDNPQAIASDILVPMPAGGAVPLGEVADVTPARGPTSIRTENGQLATYVYVDIRDRDLGGYVADAQRAVQASIQFPPGTYVVWSGQYEYLQRAMARLKIVVPATLLIIFLLLYLNFRSITETMIVMLSLPFALVGGLWLMWWLGFNLSVAVAVGFIALAGVAAETGVVMLIYLNQALAEVRQRRAAEGEALSQTDLREAIMEGAVERVRPKMMTVVAVMAGLLPIMWSTGTGSEIMQRIAVPMIGGMMSSTLLTLIVIPAIFGLVKGFRLPPAGKSRPPAKTKSIVAKVRELEPAE from the coding sequence GCCTGGTCGGCGCGCAATCTGCTGCTCGTGCTGTTCGGCACCGGCTTTGCGGCGGCTGCCGGCCTCTACGCACTCGTCCATCTGCCGCTCGACGCGATTCCCGATCTCTCCGATACGCAGGTGATCGTCTACACCGAATATCCAGGCCAGGCGCCGCAGGTGATCGAGGATCAAGTCACCTATCCCTTGGCCACGGCGATGCTGACGGTCCCGAAATCGAAGGTCGTTCGTGGCTTCTCGTTCTTCGGCGTGTCCTTCGTCTACGTCATTTTCGAGGACGGCACCGACATCTACTGGGCGCGCTCGCGCGTGCTCGAGTTCCTGAATGGTGCGGCGTCGCGGCTGCCGGCAGGCGTATCCCCGACGATCGGACCGGATGCGACGGGCGTCGGCTGGGTCTACCAATATGCCGTGACGTCCAAGGAGTTGAACCTCGCCGATACGCGCACGATCCAGGACTGGAATCTGAAATTCGCGCTTGCCAAGGCCGAAGGCGTCGCCGAGGTCGCAAGCGTTGGCGGCTTCGTCAAGCAGTACAATGTCATTCTCGACCCGCAGCGGATGCGCGACCGGGGCATCACCATGCAGCGGATGCGCGAGGCGATCCGCGCCAGCAACGCCGATGTCGGCGGCCGCACGGTCGAGCTCTCCGAGTTCGAATATGTGATCCGCGGCAAGGGCTATCTGAAGAGCATCAACGACCTCGGCAACATCGTGCTCAAGATCGACAATGGCACGCCGGTGCTGCTGCGCGACGTCGCGCGCGTCGAGCTCGGCCCCGACGAGCGCCGCGGGATCGCCGAACTGAATGGCGAGGGCGAGGTGGCGAGCGGCATCGTGCTGCAACGCTTCGGGATGAATGCGCTCGAGGTGATCGAGAACGTCAAGAAGCGGTTCAGCGAGATCGCAACCAGTCTGCCGAAGTCGGTCGAGATCGTGCCGGTCTATGACCGCTCGAACCTGATCTATGCGGCGATCGACACGCTCAAGCGCACGCTGATCGAGGAGAGCGCCATCGTCGCGCTGGTGTGCATCCTGTTCCTGCTGCATGTCCGCAGCGCGCTGGTCGCGATCCTGATGCTGCCGGTCGGCGTGCTGATGGCGTTCGGCGCCATGAAACTGCTCGGGATCGGCTCCAACATCATGAGTCTCGGCGGCATCGCGATCGCGATCGGGGCGATGATCGACGCGGCGATCGTGATGATCGAGAACGCGCACAAGCATCTGGAGCGCGCCGCGCCCGGCCGGTCGCGCGTCGCGATCCTGATCGAGGCCGCCGCCGAGGTCGGCCCGGCGCTGTTCTTCAGCCTCCTCGTCATCACCGTGTCGTTCATGCCGATCTTCACGCTGGAGTCGCAGGAAGGGCGGCTGTTCAGCCCGCTCGCCTTCACCAAGACGTTTGCGATGGCGGCGGCGGCCTTGTTGTCGGTCACGCTGGTGCCGGCGCTGATGGTGATCTTCGTCCGCGGCAGGATCGTTCCCGAGCACAGGAACCCGGTCAACCGCTTCCTGATCTGGATCTATCGGCCGGTGATCCAGTGCGTGTTGCGTGCCAAGACGCTGGTGATCTTGCTGGCGCTCGGCGCGCTCGCCATCTCGGTCTGGCCGGCCCGGCAACTGGGCACCGAGTTCATGCCTGATCTCAACGAGGGCACGCTGCTTTACATGCCGACGACGCTGCCCGGGATCTCCGTGACCAAGGCATCCGAACTGATGCAGACCCAGGACCGGATCATCAAGAGCTTCCCGGAGGTCGCCTCGGTCTATGGCAAGGCCGGCCGTGCAACGACGGCAACGGATCCAGCGCCACCGGAGATGTTCGAGACCATCATCAATCTCAAGCCGAAGGAGCAATGGCCGGCAGGGAGGACCATCGACAGCCTGATCGCCGAGATGGACAAGGCCCTGCAATTTCCCGGCGTCTCGAATGCCTGGACGATGCCGATCAAGGCGCGCATCGACATGCTCTCGACCGGTATCCGCACGCCAGTTGGCGTCAAGGTCATCGGCACCGACCTTGCCGGGATCGACAAGCTCGCCAAACAAATCGAGCAGGTTTTGAAAACCGTTCCCGGCACCTCGTCGGCCTATGCCGAGCGCAGCCTCGGCGGCTACTATCTCGAGATCACGCCGAACCGCGAGGCGCTGTCGCGCTACGGCATTGCGGTGCAGGATGTGCAGGATACGATCGCGACCGCACTGGGCGGCCAGAGCGTGACCACGACCGTCGAGGGACGCCAGCGCTTCACCGTCAACATGCGCTATCCGCGCGATCTGCGCGACAATCCGCAAGCCATCGCGAGCGACATCCTGGTGCCGATGCCGGCAGGCGGAGCGGTTCCGCTCGGCGAAGTCGCCGACGTCACGCCGGCGCGTGGGCCGACCTCGATCAGGACCGAGAATGGGCAGCTCGCGACTTACGTCTATGTCGACATCCGGGACCGCGATCTCGGCGGCTATGTCGCCGACGCGCAGCGTGCGGTGCAGGCAAGCATCCAGTTTCCGCCGGGGACCTACGTGGTCTGGAGCGGACAGTACGAATATCTGCAGCGTGCCATGGCACGCCTGAAGATCGTCGTGCCGGCGACGTTGCTGATCATCTTTCTGCTGCTCTATCTCAATTTCAGGTCGATCACCGAGACCATGATCGTCATGCTGTCGCTGCCGTTCGCGCTGGTCGGCGGGCTTTGGCTGATGTGGTGGCTGGGGTTCAATCTCTCGGTCGCCGTTGCTGTCGGCTTCATTGCGCTCGCTGGCGTCGCTGCTGAAACCGGCGTCGTGATGCTGATCTACCTCAATCAAGCGCTCGCGGAAGTCAGGCAGCGCCGCGCCGCCGAGGGGGAGGCGTTGAGCCAGACCGATCTACGCGAGGCCATTATGGAGGGCGCGGTTGAGCGCGTCCGGCCGAAGATGATGACGGTGGTCGCCGTCATGGCGGGGCTGTTGCCGATCATGTGGAGCACGGGCACGGGGTCCGAGATCATGCAGCGCATCGCGGTGCCGATGATCGGCGGCATGATGTCGTCGACCCTGCTGACGCTGATCGTGATTCCCGCGATCTTTGGGCTGGTCAAAGGGTTCCGTTTGCCTCCTGCGGGCAAATCACGGCCGCCGGCAAAGACGAAATCGATTGTAGCGAAAGTGAGAGAGCTGGAGCCAGCCGAGTGA
- a CDS encoding GDCCVxC domain-containing (seleno)protein, which produces MQLVSTLTCPACGFAEAVTMPTDACQFFYDCKGCGIRLKPKDGDCCVFCSYGSVPCPPVQADGKCCGETAYGGQ; this is translated from the coding sequence ATGCAACTCGTCTCCACCCTGACCTGCCCGGCCTGCGGCTTCGCCGAAGCCGTTACCATGCCGACTGACGCCTGCCAGTTCTTCTACGACTGCAAGGGTTGCGGCATCCGGCTCAAGCCCAAGGACGGCGATTGTTGCGTGTTCTGCTCCTACGGTTCGGTGCCCTGCCCTCCCGTCCAGGCGGACGGGAAATGCTGCGGCGAGACCGCGTATGGTGGCCAATGA